The DNA region GAAGATCTTCATTGTCGCATTTCTAGTCACACTTACTTAAGACACACTTAATTTTGCTTGCCAAAGACATTTGTTGTCTGTTCAGCAATTATTATGTTATTCTGACAATAAGAATTTCCCTTGATTAGATCAATTAGAATCATCGTTCTGCTTAGGAGAAAGCTGCGTAAAAGCCGAAGAACAGCACAGGAAAATGTCAGGTAAATGCAATCCTTTCTTGACTCTTGTATTTTCATTAAAAGTAATCAACTGCATATTTAAGCCAATGCAATGATGTCTTATTataatttgtgtttttgtgtctgtagtGAAAGACTGGCCATGCAGAGAGAGTGTCAACAACAAATGAAGATGGAGTTCCTGGGTATTCTCAGCTCCCTGGCAGACCTTAGCAATGCCATACACTGGATGCCCCCTGGTATTCTCTGGGCAGGACGCTTCCCCAACTGGCTtgtgggactgatgggcacagTCTCATCTTTCATTGGCTTGTATCAGATGAGCTCAAGTGATGGTGAACATGAAGCGACTTCTTGACTTCTTGATACAACTAActctaacaaacaaacaaaaaaaagaaaagaaaactttctttatttcttaaaaaaaatcttaattTTGCACTCCAAATTTTCACTGAGATGCCTTTTTGAGATGGAAAATGACTTGTAAATTGTACTTATTAATTACCTGTAGATTTTTGTCAATTGAACAGTAACCTAATGTCCATTGAATGTAACCTCTGCATCTTATATATATGGAGTCCTAGAGTTAAGACTTTAGAAACTTTAAGCCTTTAGATTCTTTGTCAATATGAGCCCTGCCTTGACCATGGTCATGATGATTTCAGTTATGTAGCAATTGCTCTGTCTCTATCAAATCATTTTATAGAGAAGTTTACATCTATGGCCAGTTGAATGGACAGTTTGGCTACAGTGGGATTTTTCTGCATTGCTTTGTATTTGTAATTTATGCTTTGGCTGTTAATTATACTGTTGACATTGAATAAAGACAGTGTTATTTAGAATGAGTATCTTACAGTTTCTTCCCTCTTCCTGtgccttgttttttttctcacactAATAGAACGGAGCAAAATAAATGTGCACTAAACTAACTGTGTCAGACAGTTAGGCCTAGTCATTTTTAATGAGGCGACCTCACGTTATGATTGATTGACACATCttgtttacttttttaatgcatcGATTAGTCAGGACTTACTCCTGTCCGGAGCGCATGCGCAGTGTATAGTCGCGTCACAATGTAGCCCAAGATCGCCGAAAGAAACAGTTAAGTGTAAAAGATGAGTGCATTCCAGCACATAGGTGGGTGTTTTTCGACTTTAGTTTGCCTCTTTATGTCAGAATTAGAGTAGTTCCTGGTGATTCGTGCGTTGTGATAACATATGGTCGAAGGCATTGATGAAAACTCTAAAATGTATTGCTCATTAGCAACCCCAAGCTGTGTAACTTTTCCATCAATGAGTAGTAAAaaattttttgttttgcttggaGGCAACGAATGGAAAAGCTGTTTTAGACAGGCGATCGAATGTCAATAGAGTGTTGAGCGTCACTGTGATCAAACCTTTGTTCATTTAAGGATAGGCTACCATACAATGATTGTCGACAGTGGATACTCCAACGTAGTCTGGAGTGTGTTGGGGAAGCAACCTTTGTTGAGGCAGTCGAACCTTGATCTTTGATTATATAGGCTACGTTGGCCTTCTGCTGTAGCCAGATCATTAGCGACACGTTGCGGTTTCATACTGGCCTATTGTCCATTTTGCTCCATAAAGCAAAACAATGTTAACTCCACAATAAAGAAGCGCAGCAGGCAGGTAGGCTACATCGCCAGGATGTTGATGTTGCAGTATTAGGCTATTTTGTTGGTGACACTCATTGCTTTTCTGCAGGTAAAAATTGCTGTCAGCCAAGGGTGTTGTATCTTGGAAAGGTCAGAATCTCTCAATCCCATGGAAGGAACCTTGCTTGGGAGTGTTAGAAGACTCACTCATAGACTGTATCTGCCCTTGCATCACTGCTGAAGATGGCAGAAGAGGCAGGCACCACGCTAATAAATGGCGAGGAGGGGAAACACAGGGATTTGCTCCAAGCAGAAGTGCAGGCCCTCATGATTAATGTGTCTCCTGCATCCAAAAACAATGAGGCCAACATCCCTCTCCATGATAGTCCTGCTCCCTCACAATCAGAAGAAATCGTGAGCCAACCGAATTCAGGTTTGGTGGATGTTGATCACAGCAGCTCAAATCCAACTCAGGAGAATAGTAGGAAAGCAGATCTGGAGGACCTGGACTCTTTTAACCTGATTGAACCCCCTCCGTTGGACTGGAGGTCCGACTCCTCGAGTGAAGCAGGTTGCATTGGAGAAGCTGACAGCGAGGGCTTCATTCAAACAGACTTAATTAATATTCCAGAGTATGCGGCGAGCGAGGATGGATCCCAATTGGCCGCATCTGTTCCTGAAGCCCCGTTACTCCCATATCAGGTGGATATAGGGAATCATAATGTGGGACGAGCATTTGAACAAAGTGTTGAGGAGGTGCTACAGAATGAGGTGATAAAgggacaagaggaggaggagcagcaggaaAAGAAGAACGAAGACCAGGAGGGCCCAGCGAATGAGCAGTGTGGTCCTCCTGACGTCGACCACTCCCACATTCACACCCTGCTCTCTCACCTTCAGCTCATCAGTCCATCCCCTGCCCCCGACAGCCCCAGCCCAGAGCCCGCTCAGGCCACCCTCCTGGACCTCACCGACCCGACACCTTACGACACACTGTCCACCCTGGGTCCTGTCAATGTGCCGCAAGCCCAGGGCACTGCTGCTTCTGGACTGCTTTTCACCGAGAGCCACCAGAAGGACCTGCTGGGGCTGCTGGAGGGACCCAGCTCTGCGGAGGTGAGGCCCCAACTCAGCCCGCCATGCCTCAGCTACGGACACCTCAGTGCTGGGGTGGACGCTGTGGTCTCTGTCTCCTACAGCCACGAGGATGCTGAGAGGTACTGGGAAGGCTCACATGGTGGACACAATGAACCGGAGGATGAGATCCATGCGTTGGATTACTCAGGGGAAGATGCTTCAGGCTTGCTGTGGCAAAGGAGGGAAGAGCCACCTgctgaagaggagggagaggagcttGCAGCCAGTGGTTCAGATATGGTGAGTGAGGGGCAAATGTTGTCCCTGTTTTTACTGGGTCTGTGTCATGAAAATATTCTTGATTCAGCAAAGCAGTTCATATTGAATAAGAATCACACCAAAAAGTCTTGATATACAAATGTGTCTCAACAACAAGGCAGACAAAATCATTtgtcagtattttttttatgtttttaagtCCTAAAATATTAACTTTTTGAGGACCTACTCCAAAGTATTTATATTAAAGAGCTGTAGAGTTTGTAGGCTCTGTGTTTAACTGCTGTCACGTGTGATTCTCCTTTTTGTTCACAATAGGATGCTGAGGCCCGGCCTGCCTATAAAGATGGTGAGagagctgaacacacacacttacgagATAATCATGTTCCGTTTATACTAGCAAACAATGCAGCATCAACAATGCACTCGGGGTTGATTGgtcatcactctctctgtccaatGCTATAATAGTGCCTGGTCCCTGTGACCCAGatgacctgctggatggggtcaTATTTGGGGCCAAGTACCTGGGCTCCACACAGCTGCAGTCAGACAAGAACCCCTCAACCAGTGCCCGCATGGCTCAGGCCCAGGAGGCTGTGGACAGGATCAAGGTCTGAAGCACGATAAGTCGATATTTGTAATAGTCAGTGTCAAGCTGTACCTACAAGGGGAAGTCTGCTATCAGTAAGTAGTTCTGTTTTTCGTGTGTGGTTGTTTGCATGTCCAAACATGTGGTTGTACATTGTTCGGCAGGCTCCTGAGGGTGAGTCCCAGCCTATGACAGAAGTGGATCTCTTCATCTCTACGCAGCGaatcaaagttctcaatgctgaCACACAGGTGGGTTGCATGCACATTCtagtctttattttttattggtaTTCATATTTGGCTCTTCTGGTATTAAGATTTTATATAAAATCTTTCTATAAaatattttctaaaaaaaaaattatctaTTCCCGTCAGACTTTTAAAGCTTTGTTTTACATTAGCAATATGCCTCATATAATTAGTTTTTTGTTACAAGCATACAGAGTGATCTCCATTCTGAGCACTGGTGTCTCTCAAATATCCCTGTTGTTCCCTATCACTTCTCATAGGAGGCCATGATGGACCACTCCCTGCAGATGATCTCTTACATCGCCGACATTGGGAATATCGTTGTGCTGATGGCGCGTAGGAAGCCTGCTGGCCGAAAGGGTTCGGACGGGGGTCAGGCAGCCAACCCCGCGGCACCGCCGAAGAAGTGTTGGATGCTGTGTCACGTCTTCATCTCTGACGACGTGAGTGGCAGGGAAAGTTGACCAAACATTCATCATGTTCATGTgggaatgtttcttttttatttaaaaaactaTATCTCTGATTGAAGAAGTGAATCATAGTGTTGGTAATTTTCCTAGTACCAAAGTTATCTGGAAACTCAGGAAAGTTCAATCAAGAAACAGGCTCTATTCTTTcagtgatgcgcatcaaggAGATGCAAAGAGACAAGCTTCACCCAAAGGATTCACTAGTATACCTAACTATACATGAGAAATCCCAACCTTAAGTAAGTTACAACAGAGGGGGGCGTGATCTGTTGTAACTCAGGGGGCTCATCATCCAAGACGGCCGTTAATTAGGAGCACCCCAACTTGCACATGGTCAAATGCTAGCAGCCATATGTGACAATGGGAGGTGTGAAAGCCCCCCATCCTTGCCCCTCTAGTGAATACAATAAAGAATCACACCTGGGGATAAACAAAAGGTCTCTAGATAGGCTCCCATTGAATTCTAAccattcaaggataaacaaaggatactctgcatacagaccaaagacacaAGAAATACACAAGTACATGCACAGGCTGATTCACACTGAGTGATTCCAGGAAGCAGATTGTCCATAAATCATGCCAGCATGTTTATCCTTTTGCCAGCTGTAGTGCTTCCCAGGAGTTTCATCTGAATTCCCCATTTACAGTGTTTCCTTGGCCTAGTGCAACTGGTGACTATGTTGACTTGACTCATTAAATAATAGTGGTGGGACTAAGGGCCACTCACCCACTCTCATATTCTGCTactgatctgcgagtgaaaTGACTCCATTTGGGCTGATGAGGAAGTAAAGTCAGTGTTTAGCATGATCTTAAATACATCCTTTCTTGCATAACTCTCATGTTCCCTCTCTTGAGAACACCAGTGTGACATTTTCACGGATGGACCAGTTTCTGTGTTTCTCTGCCTATTGAAGAGGGTGAAGACAACCCATTATCTCTTCTATTAGAAGCATGCTCTAGATTCTTCTGAGGCACAAATGGAGCATGATTGTCAGTCTGCCAAATACATGAATTCCAGATGAAGAATGCATGCTAGTCTCTCATTTGATATCAAGATAATGAGGCCAATTTCCTGTAACTGTGTGGAGAAATAGTGGCACATGGAACTTACTTTGTATTTTAACTCAATTCAGTCATATTCACAGTGTTGCATAATGCCATTATGCCAGCTCTCAGGGTGTGGATTGACATTTCTATGCTCACGCTATATATAATTGCAACATAACATGGCAATCATTTGCTGCCCTCCCCAGGCTCAGATCATTGCACAGGCCATTGGCCAGGCATTTGCTGTAGCTTACCAGCAGTTCATGCAGACAAATGGCATCAAGCCGGATGAGTATGATGACTTCCTCAGCACTCAGGAGCTGTACAATGGAGACCTGGTCCACTTTTCCTGCTCGGAGAATATCAGAGAGGTACTGTGGTTGCGCTAGTGATCACCTATCCTGGGAGGAATGCCCATAAAAAGATATGTCATCTGCTAAAGATAACAATGTCATACCACATGTATATAGATTAACAAACCTATTACCTATTCATTCATacatatgtcagatattttcaATTAGATAGATGGATAATTTATTCATCCCAGGGCACATTTTAGGCATCCAGTAGCTTAacaaccataacacaacacacacacatctcacatgcataaacatcacTCATAGAAATTTAAAGAGTTAACAAATTGTGAAGTGATTACAAAGGTCTGATACTGACTGACCAAGTGATCACTTAATCAATACATCAAATTGCCCTCCTCCACCTGGGGCTTTGCGGCCTGGTTAGGTGTGCGTTCGTAAGGCGATCGGGGAGATCCTGGGCCTGGCCGTGGTGGAGTCGGGCTGGGGCTCCATCCTGCCCACAGTGGTGGTGGCCAATCTGCTGCATGGAGGACCGGCCGAGCGCAGTGGTGAGCTCAGCATTGGAGACCGTATCATGTCAGTCAACGGCACGAGCCTGGTGGGCCTGCCCATTACGACCTGCCACAACATCATACGGGTATGGTTCTCAGCTGTTAGTTGAGTattagtgttttgttttttgtcacaACATAATATCTCATTTTGTTAATTTTTACTAACAGATAAGGATTATTGCCAAGAATCATGACCACATCATGATGACTCCTACTTCTTTTTTAAGTCTGCCAGCCTGAATGCTTACTCTAATTTTAAACTAATACCCTGACTTTGCCTTACTTTCATATTTGTGCTCAAGGATCTGAAAAACCAAGCTCAAGTAAAGCTCAGCATAGTCCACTGCCCACCTGTCACCATGGCGATTATAAAGCGTCCAGATCCGAAGTACCAGCTTGGCTTCAGTGTGGAGGATGGCATTGTGAGTTTCTTGCCATGAAAGGCAAAAAATGTTGCAGATTCTGTAGCTGATTCATTGAAAGGGATGAATACAGATTAGTTCAATTTATATAGCCTGAATGCATGAATGTTATTGTCCTGGTCAGATCTGTAGTTTGATGCGAGGTGGGATTGCTGAGAGGGGAGGCATCCGAGTGGGTCACAGAATCATCGAGATCAACGGACAAAGTGTTGTGGCTACACCCCATGACAAGATCATCCACATCCTTACGAATGCTGTCGGAGAGGTGGGAGTAGCATGAGTACACAAATAGCAAtgctatcgtgtgtgtgtgtggcgcgcgcgcgcgcgcgtttgtgtgtgtgtgtgtgtgttagtatattAACTCTAGTTTGTCTTCAAAAACAGATTCATCTGAAGACTATGCCAGCATCTACTTACCGTCTGCTGACTGGACAGGAGCAGCCTGTGTTTCtttgagagaggaaaaagaagagagtaagagtgagacagagagggagagagtgacagtGAAACAGACTCCACTCTTACAAGCGATAATGGGAAACAAAGATGTCCTTTTGAGCACTCTTCAGCTGGCAGTGTCTCAGTCATCTGCTGGATTTGCTGCCTGATAATGAACTTGAGACTGTTGCTTGTGCATTCATGAACCACTTCACGTGCATAGAGTGCCACTGTATACAGTAGCAGTATTTTTTGACAAGTACCAACAAAGTCCGTGGTAGTTTACATGAGGAAAGAACATATTTTAATACAGAATTTTTTAGATGTATCTGTACTGATTTAGATTAATGCAAAAgggcttatttattttttatgcatAGAACTTAACTCACTCACTGCATGCACTGTTGGCATGTATTTTGACTTCCTTGCTGCTCTGTAGAGAGTAAGTTATGCCTAAGGTCTATGCAATTTAAGACAAGCCTTATTTTTGGAATGCAAAGTTGTTACTGTATTTCACTTGGTTGGATACATCAAGACATCTGTCCTCCAATATACCACCATCATTGTGCCCTCTGTTAGTATAGACATGGAATAACCGCATTCTCAGTCTTCAATAAGGTTTTGCTGCTCACAAGTGCTCATAATGTTCTCCTTAACCCAATGCCAGTGCATTTCTGAACACTTAAGGATTAAGGATTTGAACACAAATAGTAATATATCTTTTAATAACTGGTGACTATTAAAATGAACCCTATTATATTTGTTGTGTTGTTCACTTGTTGTTTCCCAATCAACTTCTTTCCTCAATTCCCAATCCCAGGCTCACTTATTTGTGACAAAGGATCAATAACTCCTCTCTGAAACATGGTGGTCAAACAAGGACTCTTTCAAGAGGAAAGGTTTGTTTACCTAGCCTACCAGTGAACATGAAGACTTTCACCCTTAAGGATGTGGGCTCACCTATTATACTGCTGGTTTGAAATATAGACCTCACTGATGAAAAAATGAACTATAGTAATACTATCATGCCAACTATGTCCCAAAATAGGCTATACGATTCCTATATCTATAGTAGTCCTATACAATTAATATATAATTatgttattatataatatttcaagagtttggttccaaaacgctatatctccatttttaaaaacattaaaaagtaatgtcatttaattgtgtatttcaggtaatagcAATAAAAttacagttgtgttgttttgattgagtaaagataaatcaaacgACAacacccaattacagttcttacctactgaaattacttggaaaacaaaatgtaaaaaaaaatcatttatgaaaattcGTTGAAATTGAGGTTTTAGCGCTTGTAAGGGCTAAAGTGTGAGACGCTCATCAGTTGAATAGGATAGGAAATCTTTTTGGTTCATCTAAAAATCAAATTACAGGTGAATGCATGAGTCACAATCAGAATGAATTAATTTGCTTTAAAAGTAGAATCCGTCAATTTATCAGTAATTTCAGATGATGAGGTCCATCGCTTTAAATAATTCTCATTCAGTTTCCTCCCGACCTGCCTTCCTGCCTCGAACCACAAGAATGTGTGACCTCATTCACATGGGCCTTGCATAGTTCTTTTGACTTAAGCTACTGGTGCCCGTTTTACATAGTTGTCTATGGACTATTATAAAGGATTTATCTCTGTTCTGTCTGCGATGTCAACACGCAGTTCTGTATAAAAATTACAGATAGTCTAACAAAAATATCGTGACCCTAcgatatttttgtttttcttattttGGATTTAAAGTCAATGgtaatgtttaggctacttgAGATCCGTGTCAAGCATTGGTGAAAGAGAAAACTTTAAAAAAGAGTTAATGAAAGTGTTAACTGTAACACTGACTGAAACCCTCCACCCATAAGGAATAGACCCATTATAAGGTCTTTCTAATGTCAATCACGTCCAGGATAAGGAGGAGCTTATTCGCCGCACAGCGCccattatgaaaaaaaaaacttcacacCAACTTTTTAATAGGAAATTGCTCGCCATCTTCACCACACGCTGCCTTCTGAGAGGTAGTGTACGTAGCCTAATAGTTTTACACGTCTAATGATGGCTGCAAACCAGTTCAACAAGGGACCAGCGTATGGACTTTCTGCCGAAGTCAAAAGCAAAGTAAGACACTAATTTGTTAAATTATTGTAAGATATAAAATGAAAATTGTTTGACATTCCGTTATGCCTCATACCAGAATGAGCCTAGAATGCATAGAACCTACCTATCATACTTGTTTTTGAATGCTGGTGTGTCGCCTAAGTTAGTTTTCATATAATGATGAGCATCTGGGCGTTGCCCAATGCATTCTTTCTAAAACTAGGCATCCGGTAAAGTGGCAAAGTTTTTGGCTAAATTATTCCTATTCTACTCGTATCGTgtacatagttttttttttagttaaaaCGAACACGTACACCAATAGCCTACATGCTTGAACAACTTATTTCGGCCACATATGGTAAACGCACGTCTTGAACCTTACCATATGCTTGAATGACAGGTAGTCACATTTCGAAGAACAGGAATTCCCCTTTCCTCCTAAttctttaggctactgtagactACTGCGAAAGCAGTCTATATTATCCTAAAATTGTGAGTTGTTCTCTCGTTTTCATCTTAATGACTGAAGTAGCCGCATTAACGCAGTTTCGTTACACGCctcttttttaaaaacacatgaGTTCAACTTCCCCTTGATGAGAGTTGACATTCCATTAGCCTAAGCAAGGGAGTAGGTAGGCCCACCAACCCGTAGGTCACAATTTATGATGCTGTACGCATATTCAGCAGCCTGGTAAGAGGGTTACTTACCATCCCCAAGTAAGGGGATCATTATGTTCCCTCTGCAAGACTGAAACTGGTCAAGGCGTGGCTAGACTATTATTTTCATGTAATGAAACCACCTTTGACAGTGAAAGAATAAATAGGCTACAAAAAGCAATTTCAACAATTACGCAATCCAAACAAAAGTGTTTTGTGTAGAACTGGTTCTGAAAGTAGTTAATCGATTAAAAAGGTCGATTTATTCAGTTTAGTGATACATAGATAGGTAGCCTACCCTTTAATTTCCCCGTGGCTGCCTGCCTGAGGCTAATGTGATCTTGAGTTAGGCCACTCCCACACAGTTGTAAGACTGGTTTTATAGCCTAtgacacataatacacacatttGGTTTGGATTCGGGTGAATGTTTTGCTGGTCAGAGGATGAGCAATGCATGTTGTTACTCAAAACAAGGGCAGTGCAGTATATGGTAGTTTGCTGCTGCCTAATAAGGGAACAAGATGTCAGGCCTATTCCACAGTCATAATAGTTCACTTCATATGCAGAGAATGCAAGTTGCAAAAACATTGATTTAAGTTTTAGGGTCAGTAATGATCAATTAAATGTGGGCTCTGTCATTAAGGGACAAGTATGTCAATGAGGTGGCCTTATCTGAGTGCTGCTCAGCCACTATCTAGATGAGTTGTTGGCCAGGGGTGTTTCTAGAGGACAATATCTGAATGCATGCCCTGTTATCCTTTGTCCCAGATAGCACAAAAGTATGACCTGCAGAAGGAAGAGGAGCTTCGTATCTGGATTGAGGACAT from Alosa alosa isolate M-15738 ecotype Scorff River chromosome 9, AALO_Geno_1.1, whole genome shotgun sequence includes:
- the si:ch73-40i7.5 gene encoding amyloid-beta A4 precursor protein-binding family A member 3, yielding MAEEAGTTLINGEEGKHRDLLQAEVQALMINVSPASKNNEANIPLHDSPAPSQSEEIVSQPNSGLVDVDHSSSNPTQENSRKADLEDLDSFNLIEPPPLDWRSDSSSEAGCIGEADSEGFIQTDLINIPEYAASEDGSQLAASVPEAPLLPYQVDIGNHNVGRAFEQSVEEVLQNEVIKGQEEEEQQEKKNEDQEGPANEQCGPPDVDHSHIHTLLSHLQLISPSPAPDSPSPEPAQATLLDLTDPTPYDTLSTLGPVNVPQAQGTAASGLLFTESHQKDLLGLLEGPSSAEVRPQLSPPCLSYGHLSAGVDAVVSVSYSHEDAERYWEGSHGGHNEPEDEIHALDYSGEDASGLLWQRREEPPAEEEGEELAASGSDMDAEARPAYKDVPGPCDPDDLLDGVIFGAKYLGSTQLQSDKNPSTSARMAQAQEAVDRIKAPEGESQPMTEVDLFISTQRIKVLNADTQEAMMDHSLQMISYIADIGNIVVLMARRKPAGRKGSDGGQAANPAAPPKKCWMLCHVFISDDAQIIAQAIGQAFAVAYQQFMQTNGIKPDEYDDFLSTQELYNGDLVHFSCSENIREVCVRKAIGEILGLAVVESGWGSILPTVVVANLLHGGPAERSGELSIGDRIMSVNGTSLVGLPITTCHNIIRDLKNQAQVKLSIVHCPPVTMAIIKRPDPKYQLGFSVEDGIICSLMRGGIAERGGIRVGHRIIEINGQSVVATPHDKIIHILTNAVGEIHLKTMPASTYRLLTGQEQPVFL